Proteins from a genomic interval of Danio rerio strain Tuebingen ecotype United States chromosome 4, GRCz12tu, whole genome shotgun sequence:
- the LOC137490988 gene encoding uncharacterized protein, giving the protein MAFIKEESEDVKIEETFTVKQEDLQEQTDLIEENEGSKEEEHHVKIEEKTLLQTDGILKRRDKNRFTCTQCGKSLSSKSKLNIHMRIHTGEKPFTCTQCGKSFSVLSSLNLHMRIHTGEKPFTCTQCGKSFSLSSNLNKHMRIHTGEKPFTCPQCGKSFSCSSQLNHHMRIHTGEKPFTCTRCGKSFSQSPHLNKHMLSHTGEKPFTCTQCGKSFSQSSNLNQHMRIHTGEKPFTCPQCGKSFYCSSHLNKHMRIHTGEKPYTCTHCGKSFSQSSSRNLHLRIHTGEKPNNRISHA; this is encoded by the exons atggcgtttattaaagaggagagtgaagatgtgaagattgaagaaacattcacagtcaaacaggaagatctgcaggaacaaacag acctaattgaagagaatgaggggagtaaagaggaggaacatcatgtcaaaattgaggaaaaaactcttttacagactgatggtattttgaaaaggagagacaagaatcgtttcacatgcactcagtgtggaaagagtttgtcAAGCAAAAGCAAGCTTAatattcacatgaggatccacactggagagaaaccattcacatgcactcaatgtgggaagagtttcagcgtattatcatcccttaatctacacatgaggatccacactggagagaaaccatttacatgcactcagtgtgggaagagtttcagcctatcatcaaaccttaataaacacatgaggatccacactggagagaaaccattcacatgccctcagtgtgggaagagtttcagctgtTCATCACAGCTAAATCatcacatgagaatccacactggagagaaaccattcacatgcactcggtgtgggaagagtttcagccaatcaccacaccttaataaacacatgctgagccacactggagagaaaccatttacatgcactcagtgtggcaagagtttcagccaatcatcaaaccttaatcagcacatgaggatccacaccggagagaaaccattcacatgccctcagtgtggcaagagtttttactgctcatcacaccttaataaacacatgaggatccacactggagagaaaccatacacatgcactcactgtgggaagagtttcagccaatcatcgtCCCGTAATCTACacttgaggatccacactggagagaaaccaaacaacagaatttcgcatgcttaa
- the znf1136 gene encoding uncharacterized protein znf1136 has translation MAFIKEESEDVKIEETFTVKQEDPQEQTDLIEENEGSKEEEHHVKIEEKTRLQTDDILKKRDENRFTCTQCGRSLGRKDNLKIHMRIHTGEKPFTCTQCGKSFNRSSSLNHHMRIHAREKPFTCTQCGKSFRHSLFLKQHMRIHIGDKPFTCTQCGKSFSQSSSLNRHMRIHTGEKPFTCTRCGKSFSHSSNFNRHMRIHTGEKPFTCTQCEKSFSQSSSLNHHMRIHTGEKPFTCTQCGKSFSQSSNLNLHMMIHTGEKPFTCTQCGKSFSCSSYLNHHMRIHTGEKLFSCTQCGKSFSRSLSLKEHMRIHTGEKPFTCTQCGKSFSQSSSLNHHMWTHTGEKPFTCTQCGKSFSQSSNFNRHMRIHTGEKPFTCT, from the exons atggcgtttattaaagaggagagtgaagatgtgaagattgaagaaacattcacggtcaaacaggaagatccacaggaacaaacag atctaattgaagagaatgaggggagtaaagaggaggaacatcatgtcaaaattgaggaaaaaactcgtttacagactgatgatattttgaaaaaaagagacgaaaatcgtttcacctgcactcaatgTGGAAGGAGTTTGGGAAGAAAAGacaatcttaagattcacatgaggatccacactggagagaaaccattcacatgcactcagtgtgggaagagtttcaaccgatcatcatcccttaatcaccacatgaggatccacgctcgagagaaaccattcacctgcactcagtgtgggaagagtttcagacactcattatttcttaaacaacacatgaggatccacattGGAgataaaccattcacatgcactcagtgtgggaagagtttcagccaatcatcatcccttaatcgccacatgaggatccacactggagagaaacctttcacatgcactcggtgtgggaaaagtttcagcCATTCATCAAACTTTaaccgacacatgaggatccacactggagagaaaccattcacatgcactcagtgtgagaagagtttcagccaatcatcatccctcaatcaccacatgaggatccacactggagagaaaccattcacatgcactcagtgtgggaagagtttcagccaatcatcaaaccttaatctacacatgatgatccacactggagagaaaccattcacgtgcactcagtgtgggaagagtttcagttgCTCATCttaccttaatcaccacatgaggatccatactggagagaaactattctcatgcactcagtgtgggaagagtttcagtcgCTCATTATCTCTTAaagaacacatgaggatccacactggagagaaacccttcacatgcactcagtgtgggaagagtttcagccaatcatcatcccttaatcaccacatgtggacccacactggagagaaaccattcacatgcactcagtgtgggaagagtttcagccaatcatcaaactttaaccgacacatgaggatccacactggagagaaaccattcacttgcacctAA